Below is a genomic region from Jiangella gansuensis DSM 44835.
GGGCGCATCAGCGGCCTGTTCGCCGTCGCCAACCCGGACAAGTTGGCCCGGCTGCCCCTGTTGACGCCGGTCACGTGATCGCACCGCTCGCCCGCCGGGCCCTCTACGCCCTGGCTTCAGTACTGGATGCGTCGGGTGGCCGAGGCACAGGGCGCCTGACCTGGCATGGTCACGCTGCTTGCAACACCCGCTGGTCGTACAGGCGGTCCGCGGCGTCCTCGCCGTCGGCGACGAACGCGACCAGGTAGGCGCGCAGCTCGCGGCCGAACAGTTCCACGTCATCCGGGCCGAACCCGGCGATGGTCGCGAGCGCCGTCAGGTCCGCTGCCTCCGAGTCCACCACCGCCTCGACCATCCAGTGCGGGTCGAGGCCGCACGCCCTCGTCAGGCTCAGGACCGTCTCGCCTCTGGCGAGCGCGGCTTCGAGCGCACTGGGCGTCACACCGAGCAGATCCGCGGCCGTCGTCATCGCGTACATCGCCGTCCTCCTCCGGCGAAGAAATCTCATCTCCGCCTCGTGGCACTGATCCTTTCCGGCGAACCTGAGAGGAACCGAAGACGGCGCTGAGAAACCCGTATGACTGTTCGGCCGTCGGGTACGCGAACAGCCGAAGCCGGGCCATGCTGGTGACGGACCGAGCCGACCGATCGGAAGGAACGGCGACGATGCTCAGGAAGGCGACCCGCGACGCGAAGGCCCAGATCACCGACGACCTGCTCACCCGGATCGACGCGTGGTGGCGTGCTGCGAACTATCTCTCGGTCGGGCAGATCTACCTGCTGGACAACCCGCTGCTCCGCGAACCGCTGCGGGCCGAACACGTCAAGCCGCGGCTGCTCGGCCACTGGGGCACATCACCTGGACAGAACTTCCTCTACGCCCACCTGAACCGCGCCATCGTCCAGCGCGACCTGGACATGATCTACATCTCCGGTCCCGGGCACGGCGGCCCGTCGCTGGTCTCCGCCGCCTGGTTGGACGGCACCTACAGCGAGGTCTACGCGCACGTCGGCGACGACGAAGCCGGCCTGCGCGAGCTGTTCCGGCAGTTCTCCTTCCCCGGTGGGATCCCCAGCCATGTCGCGCCGGAGACGCCCGGTTCCATTCACGAGGGCGGCGAACTGGGCTACGCGCTCGCGCACGCCTACGGCGCCGCGTTCGACAATCCCGGCCTGACGGTGGCCACCGTCATCGGCGACGGGGAGGCGGAAACCGGGCCGCTGGCCACCTCCTGGCACAGCAACAAGTTCCTCAACCCGGTGACCGACGGCACCGTACTGCCGATCCTGCACCTCAACGGCTACAAGATCGCCAACCCGACGGTGCTGGCCCGCATCCCACGCGCCGAACTCGAGTCGCTGATGGTCGGCTACGGACACACGCCGTACTGGTTCGACGGCGGCTTCGACGACGAGGATCCGATCGACATCCACCGCCGCTTCGCCACTCTTCTCGACGAGGTGCTCGACCACATCGCGGCGATCCGCGCCGAAGCCGCCGACAACGGCCGCACCGACCACCGTCCACCCTGGCCCATGATCGTCTTCCGCACCCCGAAAGGCTGGACCGGGCCGCGAGAGGTCGACGGACACCAGGTCGAGGACACCTACCGCTCGCACCAGGTGCCCATGAGCGCCGTGCGCGGCAACGAGGAGTACACCCGGCTGCTGGAGAGCTGGATGCGCTCCTACCGGCCCGAGGAACTGTTCGACGACGACGGCCGGCTCCGCGCCGACCTGCGCGAGCTGTCGCCGTCGGGAACCCGGCGGATGAGCGCCAACCCGCACGCCAACGGCGGGCTGCTCACGCGGGACCTGACGCTGCCGGACTTCCGCCGCCACGCCGTGCAGGTGCCGGTGCCGGGCGGGACGGTTGCCGAACCCACCCGTGTGCTCGGCGTGTGGCTGGCCGACGTGTTGCGTGCCAACCCGACCACCATGCGTGTGTTCGGCCCGGACGAGACCGCGTCGAACCGGCTCAACGCCACGGTCGACGTGGCCGGCAAGACCTGGCTGGCCGAGACGCTTCCGGTCGACGAGGACCTGTCGCCGGCCGGCCGGGTCATGGAGATGCTGTCGGAGCACCAGTGCCAAGGCTGGCTCGAGGGTTACCTGCTGACCGGCCGGCACGGACTGTTCAACTGCTACGAGGCGTTCATCCACATCATCGACGCCATGTTCAACCAGCACGCCAAGTGGCTCAAGGTGTCACGCGGCATCCCGTGGCGAGCACCCGTCCCGTCACTGAACTACCTGCTGTCGTCCCACGTGTGGCGGCAGGACCACAACGGCTTCTCGCACCAGGACCCCGGCTTCATCGACCACGTCGTCAACAAGAAGGCCGACGTCATCCGGGTGTACCTGCCGCCGGACGCCAACACGCTGCTGTCCACCTACGACCACTGCCTGCGCGGCCGCGACTACGTCAACGTCGTCGTCGCCGGCAAGCAACCCGGGCCGCAGTGGCTGACCATGGACGAAGCCATCGCGCACTGCACCCGCGGCATCGGCATCTGGGAATGGGCCAGCAGCGACGGCGCGGACGGCGACCCGGACGTCGTGATGGCCTGCGCCGGCGACGTGCCCACCATCGAGACCCTGGCCGCGGTCGACCTGCTGCGCTCGGAGCTGCCGGACCTGAAGGTCCGCGTCATCAACGTCGTCGACCTCATGCGACTGCAGGACGAACGCGAGCACCCGCACGGGCTGCCGGACCGCGAGTTCGACGCGCTGTTCACCACGGACAAGCCGGTCGTGTTCGCGTACCACGGCTACCCCTGGCTGATCCACCGGCTGACCTACCGGCGCACCAACCACGACAACATCCACGTGCGCGGCTACAAGGAGGAAGGCACCACCACCACGCCGTTCGACATGGTGATGCTCAACGACCTGGACCGCTACCACCTGGTGATGGACGTCATCGACCGGGTGTCGGGGCTCGGCTCCCGGCAGGCGGCGCTGCGGCAGCGGATGGCCGACGCGCGGCTGCGCGCCCGGCAGTACACCCGCGAACACGGCACCGACATCCCAGCGGTCGCCGACTGGGCGTGGCCCGCGGCGCGAGAGCTCGGCCTTCCGGGCAGCACCGGCGACGACACCGCCTCCGATTTCGCCACGGCCGCCCCGGTGAAAGGGGAGAGCACCTCCGGCTGAGCCGGCGTCGTCACCCCCCCGGGCTCGCCCGTAAATGATCACGTTCGGCATGGGTGCTCCCGCCCCACCACGGATGCATGCCTGGTGGAGCGGGAGCACCCATGGTGGACGTGATCATTTCGAGGTCAGGTCGGCGCGGAGGACGTGGAAGGTGCGCGTCACGGTGAAGCCGGCGTCGAGGTAGAGGCGCCCGGCGGGAGTGTCGGGACCGGTCCACAGGAACCACGCGCTGTGGGCGCCCTCAGCGCGCATCTGGGTCAGCGTCACGTGAAGCAGCACCTTCCCGAGGCCGAGACCGCGGCGGACCGGGGCCACGCCGAACGGGCCGAACCGCTCCGGCAGCCCGCGGTAGGCGCCGTAGGTGGCGAAGCCGACCATGACGCCGTCGGGGTCGCGGCACACCACGACCCGGTCCGGCCGGCCGTGCCGCAGCACCGACTGCCGGATCGCCTCGCCCCAGTCGGGGGCGAGTTGGTCGGCGGCGAAGGTCATGACGTCGGGGAGGTCGTCGTAGCGGGCCGGCCCGAAGGTGAAGCCCTCGGCGTTCCGCTCGGCCAGCAGGTCCGTGACCGCGGCCGGCATCGCGTACGTCGCCAGGCCCAGGTCCATCGCGACCGGCTGATAGAGCGTCCGGAACCCGAGCCGTTCCAGCAACCGCAGGCCCTCCGGGTACCGTTCGGCGTCCAGGCCGGGCAGGAAGTACGCGGGCGGGTACGCCGACCAGTTCGCCCAGGCTGCGCCGCTGTCACGCAGGAACGCCAGTGCGCGTTCGACGAGCTTGGTCCCGATACCGCGCCGGCGGGCCGCCGGATGGACGGTGCCGATGGTCAGCCAGCCGCCGGCCGGGTCGACGGGTATGGGGCCGGCTTCGCGACGACCGGCGACCGCGTGGACGAACCCCACCGGCCCGGTGCCGTCGACGGCGACGATCAGCCCGTCCGGGTCGAAGTTCGCATCGAGCAGGATGTTCTCGGCGAACCACTCGCGGCTGACCGGGTCGGCCGGCTGCCCGGCCTCCGTCAACGCCACCAGCGCTTCGAGGTCGCCGGGCCGGTAGCCACGCAGCCGGGTCATGTGAGCACCTCCACCGGGGCGTCATCGCTGCTGGCCAGCGCGACCGCCCGGTCGGTGCGTGCCAGGCAGCCGCGCAGGGTCAGCTGCGCGGTGTAATAGTCGATGTACCGGAACCCATAGGTCTCGCCGCGGGCGAACGCCTGCCCCTCGATCGCGGCCCGCCATCGCTCGTAGGCGTCGGCGGAGACCGGCAGGTACGTGTCCGCGGCGAACCCGTGGGCGTCCTCCCAGTTCTCCGCGTAGAACAGCCGCCCGACGCCGTGCCGCTCACCGTCGCTGGGCGCGCCGCCGTCGCCGGGAGCCCACCCGGGCAACCCGGCGAGGAAGCGGGCCCGTTCGGCGACGGTGGAGGCGTTCTCGTGGTCGGTGTGGATGCTGTTCCTCCAGTGCGCGATCAGCCAGTCCGGCCGGACCGCCCGGATCAGCCGCGCCACCCGGGCCGCGACGTCGTCGGTCGCCGGCAGGAAGCCGTCGGACAGATCGTCGAAGACGTGGAACTCCGCACCGATGCCGGCCGCGAACGCCTGGCCTTCGGCGATCTTCTGCGCCTTGTACTCGTCGACGCCCAGCCGCGGGTGTCCGCGCTCCCCCGGGGTCAGGGCGACCAGGACGGCCCGGCCGCCGTCGTTCACCACCTGTGCCAGCAGCGGCCCGGCCGCCAAGTCCATGTCTCCGATGTGTCCGCCGACGGCCATGACCGTGCGCGCTGCCACGTCCCGCTCCTCCTGCCGAAGTCAGTTTCCGGAACCGCCATCCTCTCCGGTCAGTTCCTCGTATAACGAACAGGTCCACCCCCGACGCCCTGGAGGTACCTCGGATGTCCCCGAAGACCCGCCGTCGCCTACTGATCGGCGTGGGCGGCCTGGCCGCGCTAGTGGTCCTCGTCGTCGGCGGAACGTACCTCTACGTCAACGTCATCAGCGACGACGCCCCCGCTCCGCTGGCGCTCGAGACCGGCTCGCCGGACGGGGATGGGCAGGCGGTGTCGGCAGCGGACCTGGACGGCACCTGGACCGTCGCCGACGGGTCCGAGGCCGGCTACCGGGTCGACGAGGTGCTCAACGGCCAGGACAACACGGTGGTGGGCCGCACCAGCGAGGTCACCGGGCAGGTCGCCGTCGCCGACGGTTCCGCCACCGAGGCCGAGGTGACGGTCGACATGGCCAGCATCACCACCGACAGCGACGCGCGGGACGGCCAGTTCAGCGGCCCCATCATGCAGACCGACGAGTTCCCGACGTCGACGTTCACGTTGACGGAACCGGTGCCGCTGGACGAGCTCGGCGACGGGCCGGTCAGCCTCACGGCCACCGGTGAGCTCACGGTGCGCGACGTCACCCGCCCGGTGGAGGTCCAGCTCGATCTGCAGGTCTCCGGCGACGACGTGCAGGTGGCCGGTTCCGCTGAGATCACGTTCGCCGACTTCGAGGTGGACCCGCCGAATCTCGGGTTCGTCCGGGTCGAGGACCAGGGCACCGTCGAGTTCCTGTTGACACTCAGCCGGAGCTGACGGGACCACCTCGCTCGTCGTCAGCGCGGCGGTGCCGGCGGCACACTGCCCGGTGCCGGCGGCACACTGCCCGGCGCGGGCGGCTCGTTCGACGGTCCGGGCGGAGGAGGCGGGACGGCTCCGGCCGCGGCCGGGCCCGCCGAAGCCCCGGGCTCCCCCGGCGCCGCCTTGTTGCGATTGCGGGCGAGGAAGAACAGCAACGCGGCCAGCGCGACGACCACGACGACGATCAGGATCCACAGCCAGACCGGCAGCCCGTCGCCGCCGGCGCCGCCGGAGTCCGCGGACCGGGCCATGATCTCGACGTTCTCGCCCGGCACCGGGGTCCAAGTGACGGTGGTGCCGTCGAGCTCACCGTTGTGTTCGCGCACCTCGCCCGGGAACGTGATGCTGAGCTGCAGGTCGAACGACTCCATCATGCCCTCGAGGTCGCCGAGGTCCCCGAGGTCGCCGCCGAGCTCGTCCTCGAGGCCTTCCAGGTCCTCGCCAGTCATGCCGCCCATGTCCATGTCGGACATGTCCATAGTGCCGCTGACGACGAACTCGTCGCCCTCGTGCACGATCTCGAAGCCGCCTTCGTCCTGGCTGAACTCCGAGAGCGCTACGCCGTCGAAGACGAACCGCTGGCCGACGTAGTCGTCGTCCTCGTACTCCTCGACCTCGGTGTCGTCGGGCAGTCCGCCCTGCTGTTCCAGCTCGTCGAGGAGGGCGTCAGGGTCCTCGCCCATCGATTCGGCCATGGCCATGACGTCGCGGCTGACGGCGAAGACCATTTCGCCGTCGACGGTGTCGTCGGTGTTGACGTCCAGCTCCATATCGACTTTCAGGCATCCGGTCAGCGCCGCCGCCATCACGGCCACGGCCAGTGCCCGCACTGGGGTCGCTCGTCTCATGGGCGCAGCCTGGCACAACGATCATGCTTCGGGCACCTTCTACCGCCGCGAATTCCCCGGCTACGGTGTTGGGGTGCGGATCGTGTCACTGTTGCCGTCGACGACGGAGATCCTCTTCGCGCTCGGCGCGGGGGACGACGTCGTGGGCGTGACGTTCGAGTGCGACTTCCCGGCCGAGGCGCGCTCGCGGCGCATCGTGTCGGCCAGCGCCATGCCGGAGGGACTGTCACCGGCCGAGATCGACCGCGTGGTCGCCGCGAGGATGGCCGACGGACAGGATCTCTATCACCTGGACGAGGGTGCGCTGGCCGGTCTGGACGCCGACCTCGTGCTCACCCAGGACCTCTGCGCGGTGTGCGCCGTCGATGTCGCCGACGTGCACGCCGCGCTGGATCATCTGGCCTGCACCGCGGAGGTGCTCACCATCGACCCGGGCGACCTGACGCAGGTGCTGGACTCCATTCGCACCATCGGTGCGGCCACGGGCACGATGCCGCGCGCCGGCGAGCTCGTCGACGCGCTGACGGCCCGGCCGGCGGCGGTGCGCGCCGCGACGAACGGCCGGCCGGAGGTGCCGGCACTGGTGCTGGAATGGACCGATCCGCCGTTCGCTCCCGGGCACTGGGTTCCGGACATGGTCACCGCTGCCGGCGGACGGAACGTGCTGGGGCGCGCCGGCGAGAAGTCGTACCGGGTCGGCTGGCCCGATGTCGCCGCAGCCGGCGCCGACGTGATCGTGTGCGCGCCGTGCGGATTCGGGCTGGACGAGTCGGCCCGGCTGGCCGACGACCTGGTGCGGCGCGGCGGCATGGTGCCATCGGGCACGCCGGTCTGGGCGGTGGACGCGAACGCGTCGTTCGCCCGGCCCGGCCCTCGGCTCGTCGACGGGGTCGAGGCGCTGGCCGCGATCCTGCACCCGGACGCCCTCGGAACACCGGACCCGGCCCTGGCCCGCCGGGTCGCCTGAACCCGGACCAGGCGGTCAGGCCGCGCGGTCGGCCAGGATCTCCAGCGCCCGGTCCGCGTGCCGCTCCATGTCGAGCTCGCTGCGGATGACGCCGATGACCCGGGAGTCGGTGCCGATGACGAACGTGTGCCGTTTGACCGCGACGGGCACGAGCCGGCGCCGGACGCCGAACTGCTCCGCGACTGTGCGATCGGTGTCGCTGAGCAGCGGGAAACCGAAGCCGTGGAGTCCGTCGAACTGCTGCTGCTTCTCGACGGCGTCGGCACTGATGCCGACCGGCTGCGCGCCGGCCTCGGCGAACTGCGCGGACAGGTCCCGGAAGTGACACGCCTCGGCGGTGCAGCCCTTCGTCATGGCGCCTGGGTAGAAGAACAGGACCACCGGACCTTTGGCGAGCAGGTCGCTCAACCGGCAGGGCGTGCCGTCCTGGTCGGGGAGTTCGAAGTCGTCGACGAGATCACCAGCATCCATCGCCTCATTCTGCACGTCCGAATCTCACGGCACGCTTCCGCGTGGCACGACCCACCGGGCGTCTTGCCTCGTCACGTTCCGAATCGTGTCGAAGTCCGCGTCATAGTGCAGCAACGTCGCGCCGTGGCGCTCAGCTATCGCAGCCACGAGAAGATCGGGCATTCCGACGTCGCGCCACCTGGATACCTTCGCGAGCGCAGCGTGCACCTCGAAGACCCGTTGCCAGTCTTCGTCGCTCGTCGGCAGGTA
It encodes:
- a CDS encoding phosphoketolase family protein codes for the protein MLRKATRDAKAQITDDLLTRIDAWWRAANYLSVGQIYLLDNPLLREPLRAEHVKPRLLGHWGTSPGQNFLYAHLNRAIVQRDLDMIYISGPGHGGPSLVSAAWLDGTYSEVYAHVGDDEAGLRELFRQFSFPGGIPSHVAPETPGSIHEGGELGYALAHAYGAAFDNPGLTVATVIGDGEAETGPLATSWHSNKFLNPVTDGTVLPILHLNGYKIANPTVLARIPRAELESLMVGYGHTPYWFDGGFDDEDPIDIHRRFATLLDEVLDHIAAIRAEAADNGRTDHRPPWPMIVFRTPKGWTGPREVDGHQVEDTYRSHQVPMSAVRGNEEYTRLLESWMRSYRPEELFDDDGRLRADLRELSPSGTRRMSANPHANGGLLTRDLTLPDFRRHAVQVPVPGGTVAEPTRVLGVWLADVLRANPTTMRVFGPDETASNRLNATVDVAGKTWLAETLPVDEDLSPAGRVMEMLSEHQCQGWLEGYLLTGRHGLFNCYEAFIHIIDAMFNQHAKWLKVSRGIPWRAPVPSLNYLLSSHVWRQDHNGFSHQDPGFIDHVVNKKADVIRVYLPPDANTLLSTYDHCLRGRDYVNVVVAGKQPGPQWLTMDEAIAHCTRGIGIWEWASSDGADGDPDVVMACAGDVPTIETLAAVDLLRSELPDLKVRVINVVDLMRLQDEREHPHGLPDREFDALFTTDKPVVFAYHGYPWLIHRLTYRRTNHDNIHVRGYKEEGTTTTPFDMVMLNDLDRYHLVMDVIDRVSGLGSRQAALRQRMADARLRARQYTREHGTDIPAVADWAWPAARELGLPGSTGDDTASDFATAAPVKGESTSG
- a CDS encoding GNAT family N-acetyltransferase, which encodes MTRLRGYRPGDLEALVALTEAGQPADPVSREWFAENILLDANFDPDGLIVAVDGTGPVGFVHAVAGRREAGPIPVDPAGGWLTIGTVHPAARRRGIGTKLVERALAFLRDSGAAWANWSAYPPAYFLPGLDAERYPEGLRLLERLGFRTLYQPVAMDLGLATYAMPAAVTDLLAERNAEGFTFGPARYDDLPDVMTFAADQLAPDWGEAIRQSVLRHGRPDRVVVCRDPDGVMVGFATYGAYRGLPERFGPFGVAPVRRGLGLGKVLLHVTLTQMRAEGAHSAWFLWTGPDTPAGRLYLDAGFTVTRTFHVLRADLTSK
- a CDS encoding PIG-L deacetylase family protein: MAARTVMAVGGHIGDMDLAAGPLLAQVVNDGGRAVLVALTPGERGHPRLGVDEYKAQKIAEGQAFAAGIGAEFHVFDDLSDGFLPATDDVAARVARLIRAVRPDWLIAHWRNSIHTDHENASTVAERARFLAGLPGWAPGDGGAPSDGERHGVGRLFYAENWEDAHGFAADTYLPVSADAYERWRAAIEGQAFARGETYGFRYIDYYTAQLTLRGCLARTDRAVALASSDDAPVEVLT
- a CDS encoding YceI family protein; translated protein: MSPKTRRRLLIGVGGLAALVVLVVGGTYLYVNVISDDAPAPLALETGSPDGDGQAVSAADLDGTWTVADGSEAGYRVDEVLNGQDNTVVGRTSEVTGQVAVADGSATEAEVTVDMASITTDSDARDGQFSGPIMQTDEFPTSTFTLTEPVPLDELGDGPVSLTATGELTVRDVTRPVEVQLDLQVSGDDVQVAGSAEITFADFEVDPPNLGFVRVEDQGTVEFLLTLSRS
- a CDS encoding LppM family (lipo)protein, with product MRRATPVRALAVAVMAAALTGCLKVDMELDVNTDDTVDGEMVFAVSRDVMAMAESMGEDPDALLDELEQQGGLPDDTEVEEYEDDDYVGQRFVFDGVALSEFSQDEGGFEIVHEGDEFVVSGTMDMSDMDMGGMTGEDLEGLEDELGGDLGDLGDLEGMMESFDLQLSITFPGEVREHNGELDGTTVTWTPVPGENVEIMARSADSGGAGGDGLPVWLWILIVVVVVALAALLFFLARNRNKAAPGEPGASAGPAAAGAVPPPPPGPSNEPPAPGSVPPAPGSVPPAPPR
- a CDS encoding ABC transporter substrate-binding protein; protein product: MRIVSLLPSTTEILFALGAGDDVVGVTFECDFPAEARSRRIVSASAMPEGLSPAEIDRVVAARMADGQDLYHLDEGALAGLDADLVLTQDLCAVCAVDVADVHAALDHLACTAEVLTIDPGDLTQVLDSIRTIGAATGTMPRAGELVDALTARPAAVRAATNGRPEVPALVLEWTDPPFAPGHWVPDMVTAAGGRNVLGRAGEKSYRVGWPDVAAAGADVIVCAPCGFGLDESARLADDLVRRGGMVPSGTPVWAVDANASFARPGPRLVDGVEALAAILHPDALGTPDPALARRVA
- a CDS encoding peroxiredoxin — protein: MDAGDLVDDFELPDQDGTPCRLSDLLAKGPVVLFFYPGAMTKGCTAEACHFRDLSAQFAEAGAQPVGISADAVEKQQQFDGLHGFGFPLLSDTDRTVAEQFGVRRRLVPVAVKRHTFVIGTDSRVIGVIRSELDMERHADRALEILADRAA
- a CDS encoding PIN domain nuclease, translating into MIDTSAAARMRHEAVADQVVPLISAGLVATCAPLDFEALFSPRDPRDYERQRNDRRAAYEYLPTSDEDWQRVFEVHAALAKVSRWRDVGMPDLLVAAIAERHGATLLHYDADFDTIRNVTRQDARWVVPRGSVP